The genomic interval CAAGCGAACAATAGGTTCTTAGATTTTTATCCAGATTTACGTCTTTAGCTCACTGAGGGAGATGGTCGCCGATGCGAATGTTTAAAGTTACAGCCTGTGTGCCTAGCCAAACTCGAATCCGCACTCAGCGCGAATTACAGAACACCTACTTCACGAAACTAGTTGCCTACGATAACTGGTTCCGGGAGCAACAGCGCATCATGAAAATGGGTGGCAAAATTATTAAGGTTGAGCTGGCTACCGGCAAGCCTGGCATGAACACCGGCCTCGCCTAGAGGGCGATCGCCTGTCCTCCTAGCACAGGGTGCTGGGGTCTTGCTCGTTTCAAGGTTTATTGATTTTGTTGAATGCTGAGGAGGTCACTAAGTGGCCTCTTTTTTTATGTCGCATTTTTATGGTGCAGGGATGGGGCTGAAGTTTGAGCCTATACTGTGCCTATGTTGAGTGGGATAGGACAAGGTCAATCTGCCATGGTGAATATTCTGCACTATGCCATCCCTGTGTTTGATCCATCGGTCAAAGATTGGGCGATCGAGGCGCGCATCCTGCGATGGCTGACGTTTTTGTGGCTGATGGTGGGGCTGATCGTTCTCTTTTCTGCTTCTTATGTGGTGGCAGAGGCCGAGACGGGCAATGGTCTTTACTATTTCAGAACTCAGCTCATTTGGATTTTTATTGGATTGATTGGGTTTAATTTTCTGACCCACTCGCCGCTGCGATACATGCTGGGGATTACAGACTGGCTGGTTCTGCTATGCCTAGGGCTGATTTTGATGACCCATATTCCAGGACTGGGTTTTACGGTGAATGGCGCAACGCGCTGGTTGGTGATTGGGCCCCTCTCGATTCAGCCCTCAGAATTAATTAAGCCAGCCCTGGTGCTGCAAAGTGCGCGGATTTTTGGGCAATGGGATCGGCTGAGTTGGGCTACTCGGCTGGGTTGGGTTGGGGTTTTTGGTCTGGTTCTATGCACCATTCTCACCCAGCCCAACCTCAGCACAGCGGCGCTTTGCGGCATGGTTGTGTGGATGATAGCGCTGGCGTCTGGGTTGCCCTATACCTACCTACTCGGGTCGGCTGGTGGCGGCTTGGGCTTAGCGCTGATTAGCTTAGCCT from Leptolyngbya sp. CCY15150 carries:
- a CDS encoding FtsW/RodA/SpoVE family cell cycle protein, whose protein sequence is MVNILHYAIPVFDPSVKDWAIEARILRWLTFLWLMVGLIVLFSASYVVAEAETGNGLYYFRTQLIWIFIGLIGFNFLTHSPLRYMLGITDWLVLLCLGLILMTHIPGLGFTVNGATRWLVIGPLSIQPSELIKPALVLQSARIFGQWDRLSWATRLGWVGVFGLVLCTILTQPNLSTAALCGMVVWMIALASGLPYTYLLGSAGGGLGLALISLASNPYQRQRVISFLDPWADPTQHGYQLVQSLMAIGSGGIWGTGFGLSQQKLFYLPIQYTDFIFSVYAEEFGLVGGLLLLLLLLIYATVGLRVAVKAQRPVHRLVAIGIVALLVGQALLNIGVATGALPTTGLPFPMFSYGGSSMLSSLVSAGLLVRVAREGHDRKVVAMPVAG
- a CDS encoding phycobilisome linker polypeptide; the protein is MRMFKVTACVPSQTRIRTQRELQNTYFTKLVAYDNWFREQQRIMKMGGKIIKVELATGKPGMNTGLA